TACGGGGCAACCGAGCAACCTATGAGCTCTCATGACACAACACAACCTACGCAGGAGACATGGGATCAATCCTACTCAGACACGAGTAGGCAACCCCAACAAGAGACGGCGGGGGCGTCATCAACCGGGGAAGCAACGTATGCATCGGACTGCCCTGTATGCCCCAACGGTAAGTCAACctaaatatacagtcaaacctgcccaagcgaccacctcttctcagcgaccacctggccatttcgaccgatttttctcggtcccgattttttccccattgacgtaagcattaagcgaccttttctcaacgtcaacgaccacctggccaacgcgaccgcgaccggcccaatttgggacccataacgaccacatcattttcaaaattttgtgccgaaatcggccagtttgcgtcggattttgactgccattacgatattatgtttagaataaagatggcggcggtcaatagGTGGGTCAATGggacagtctactgtaatatgggaagaaatttcgttgtaagaaagtTCGAATTAAGTTGTTggagaagtttaaaaaaaattattataaactgaacgaatgctgaaacgtatatagcctcatactttttaaagaaagatctgtgtagctcataccttttcaagaaagatctgtgtgagtgcttttgtccaactgtactgtacattcacccgtgggtacgTACGTTATCGGGAcataccgggcatcgaattcgaaaggtgcaccgtagttatttcagatacggcgatcaagaacacagcgacgcataaaggcttgtgtGGTAACATTAAAGTTCCCTTACTGcttaaaacgttagtgtacaaatattgagctttaaaacaccgTATCCTATAAAAGCTTGATAatagcttggggttaaatttacaatttacagtgtgcgtgttatatttgacattaaagacctcgcttgtttgcgtgcgtgcagtgtgcacaacggaaaccatttatactttgcatcgggcatgttttgtctcgatactcttctcagcgaccacctgtccaaatcgaccgcttttttccggtcccccgagtggtcgtcttgggcaggtttgactgtacttgaaaTCTTTCGGTAACGCTCCTGTCACACATTCGGAATTTCCACATGACTTTGCTCCCGACAACTCCCCGACTAAGGTTGGCAATTGGTTGGGAGTAGTTTGGAACCCTCCCTATTTCTGCTCAAGTTTGTTTCATTCACTGTATTTGAGCAGAAGATGACTTCCCTACTATGGTTTTTCATATCTTGTACTTGACTGGCATAGACGATTTTTTAAACTGACAGGCAACCTTGCCGATCAACTCCCAACCATAGATGTCCTTGCTCACGATTTACTCCCAACCGTGGTTTGGAGACGGTTGGGAGGGCGTAACATGTGTGACAGGCCTAGGGGCTTTACCGATATGTTTTTCTCGTTTTTAGGCCCGAAAAAGCTCTTCATCGTCCACAGCGGCGAAGACAAGGACTCCCTGGTGGACCCGCTGGCTCACGAGATCGTAGGCCAAGGAGTTCCCATGGAACACGTCTTCTACGATAAGTGGTCTATTGGTTACACTCAGGGTATCAAGCAATCAATCAACTCGGCTATTCAAGATAGTTGCTGTAAGCTTGCTGTTGTAGTGCTTAGCGAAGACATGATGAAGAAATACTGGCCTAGGAAAGAGATTGAGGACTTTTTGATGCGAAGGATAAGATTTTTCCCTATTTTCTATGGCGTGGAACCTGAGGAGGTTAGGAAAGATTATTCGCCAACGCTGGCTGACAAACGTGGGGTAGTAATACCTAAAACGGGGTGCAGGGTGGATGACAACTTGATAGCAGGAACTGCCAGTAGCATCCGAAAGATCCTTCGGGATCTCTAGGCAGTAGCCTGGTatggctaacgtcacatttcgaAAACGGGGCCCGGCCTGTTTatagaaacgaaaaatagataTGTAGACggaaaaatatacacaaataatgccgaCGACTATTCTGTTTTCGGCTTGTGTAGTTcggtgtcttttatgtcatattttttgttaccaaaagctgcccggccgggtcccggtatggaaatgtgacgtagacctATCCACAGTCATTATAGCTGCCGAGCTTCTCAACCCCTTACGCAAATGGTAAGTTATGAGAGACTCGGCAGGTAAAATATGTTTGGATTAAACTAGCTATAGACAGGGCCGGTCTAGGGGGATATGGATCAAAgaattctgtaaaaaaaaaggagtaGTTGACCAGGAAAGTCAGTCAACGGTAAagttacacccccccccctcaccccCTAGGTTACAAGCTATATTCGCCTTGCCGGCTAACTCCTCTTGCAAGTTATCCTAAGTTAGTTTATATTTGGCCAAGTTCTATCAATTTTGAAGCGACCTGTGAAGCATGGTAGATACTTTGTTTGGTAACCTTGATACTAGACAGGTACTATTGCCCGCTGGTTGTCACTGAATATATCGTTTTCTTTGATGTTTCTTCTCCTGCAAATACTAGCAAATAGTCTACTGATAGTGTCTGTTTTTATGACAAGATCAGACAGGGATTGAGGACCAATTTCTATTATTCAAACAGGCATTAGTTAGAActagagagatagagagagagaaattgAGATAGAACAATTCTATCCATTGTGTATGATATGCAACAGAACAAGGAGAAAgttattgcatgacaattgtaatggatacaatgtgtggcaacttgtacatacaaaaccgttgaactacatgagttgctagTATCTAACAATTCTAAGGAACTGTTCTAATTCATGGATGAAAATAGTACATATATAAAGTAAAAACAAACATGATCGATGGTCTCGCTGGTGTTGATCTACCAATCCAAAGTCTTTCCTCTGTAAGGAAAATATCGTAATTTTATACGATCTTTTATTAGCTTTTTAATTGAAGCAATAGTAAAAAGCTAAATAAATTCATAAACACACCGAAAGGGCTCCTAGTATTTTTTTGATTGTGACTTGTAATTCACGTTCCCGTAGTAATGCCAACACAactttttcttttgaaacagaGAGGGGAAAATAATAATGGGATGGTATCACAACGGCTTACTTAgtatttcttttaccttttttgATATTACtatatattgatttttttttcagatggcaAAAACCGAATACAATAGGACGTACTTCCctaaatcaagaaaaaaatcaccCATCCCCCAAAAGCCATACTATTTCTAAgatcaaccttgacctttgtcacGCATgcacgcgcacgcacgcacacatgtttgcacacacacagtcacacgcacgcacacacacacacacacacacacacacacacacacacacacaaacacacacacttgaCAAAGCAGCTATACACAATCTGCAAGTGTTATTTCTCCGCTGGCAAAACAATAATCACTTCTGACAGCATCAGAGTCATTCTGTCGTGTGACTTGTTACTTACATGTCATGCCGCTGACAATTGGCGCAATCATATGTCCAATGGCCCGTATCATACCACAGACAGAGCAAACAATCAGATTATTAGAACATCGATATCAACGTCATTCGGTTTCGAGGGCGTGCGATATGTCACGTATATGTCATACAACTGACAATGGATACAATCGTATGTCCACTGGTCCGTGTCATACCACAAAGTAAACAATTAGATATCACAACACTGTTCACAACAATGTCATTCGGTCTCCAGGGCGCACAATATGTCACGTATATGTTATGCAACTGGCAATGGGTACAATCGTATGCCCAATGGTCCATGTCATACCACAGACAAAGTGAACAATCAGATATCGTTCATAACAACGTCATTCGGTTTCCAGGGCGTGCGATATGTCACATATATGCCATACAACTAACGATGGATACAATCGTATGTCCTCTGGTTCGTATCATACCACAGACAAAGTAAACAATCAGATATCACAACATCGTTCATAACAACGTCATTCGGTTTCCAGGGCGTGCGATATGTCACTTACATGTCATGCAACTGACAATGGATACAATCGTATGCCCAATGGTCCATGTCATACCACAGACAAAGTAAACAATCAGATAATGTTCATTACAACGTGTTTCGGTTTCCAGGGCGTGCGATATGTCACGTATATGTCATGCAACTGACAATGGATACAATTGTATGTCCACTGGTCCATGCCATACCACAGACAAAGTAAACAATCAGATATCACAACACTGTTCACAACAACGCCATTCGATTTCCAGGGCGTGCGATATGTACACGTCATGCAACTGACAAACATGGTGAATGTACCACgtgatgattttattttcaactgttgaaaatgaaaatgcacGCTTCGATATCCTTTTCTTTTTCCTAATCTtctatagcctccatagcaggctcccGTCTTCTTTGGGGCTCATAAAGGGACGGGAAAGGCTTATTATAAAGGCTCAgagagtctgctatggaggctaatgtTCCAACAGTACACACTTTTAAGCCATCACATTCATAACATACAACGTTGTAATGATTGATTTTCATCCCTTGGGATTGGTTGTCATATTGTCTCTGTTGGCAACGCAAAACTGTCAACGACAAAAAGGCCATGGATGCAGTGAACTCCAAAATCACCGAGTCAAGCGTAATtttcctccatgaaaaatagagatATTATGtttggcgtgtgtgtgtgtgtatgtgtgtgtgtgtctctctctttctctctctctctctctctctctctctctctctctctccctccctctgtgtgtgtgtgtgtgtgtgtgcgtgcgtgtgtgtgtctgtgagtttCCCACTATTCGTGGTCAATATAGCGTAAGAACCGCAtgatggatggattgtaatgatatttcttGTGGGGTTGGGAAAATGGAGGTCAAAGGCAGCGTGAACCAGCTTATAGCTTCATATCTATGTAGTCTTTCTGAGCTACAAGAATTTGTTTGCCACGGACGTGAGAAATGGCAATTATAAGTGAGACATGCTTCAATGCGCCCAGCCAGAGAGACGCCAGCTTGCGTTTACTTCTGTGAGCATCTTCAAAACATGTTTTGACGCTCACCGAGTAATTCTTCATTTGTCACGAGATACTAGAATTTTCTGGTGACTTGTGAAATGGTAATGATAAGCGGACGATGCCCTCAAAGCTATCCAGTCAGAGAGGAATTCAGTCAAAATCGCAGATAACGTTTGCTAATGTGAACTCCCTCACTATATTGACAAAATCAGTTTATCCGTGTGCATTTTTGTGATATAACATTATAGATGTAATATTGCTATTTCAACGAAAATTAGGACAAGTCTACGAACATTGACAAGTATTGAATGGCTAATTCCAATGAACCCTCGAGATGGAAGAAGataaaacagaagaagaaagaagaacacaaCAGCTGTTTTTAGACAGAAGAAGACCCGGGTAGAATTTGGTTTATATATCGTTTGGTGTGCAATTTAACTAAGGTATGGTCTTGCTTATTTTTGTATCGTCTTCATacatcaaaaaagaaagaacaaaccagagaaaaaacaatatgttttctctaTCAGGAACATAATAAGGTCTAGGACGTCAGTCTATGGAGAAGTCTAGGCACACTAACATACGTGCAAACTAGTAATTACAAGGGCAGTACGTATATAccgttcagttcagttcatggcagggtattgtcgctctctttgaggaacccctcccttgaactgttCCACGTTGCACGTcccatacagagagagagacagagagggcaATTTGCGAGATTGCATTTTACGTCTACTTCTATGAACACGCTATCTGTTGGCGAAGTGTGAAGTGGAAATTATAAAAGGACAATGGTGTCATAGACGTCAGAAGCAATTACGCAAAATTGCATCTTACGTTTGGCTCTGTGAACatcttcaaaacatttttcttgcCCACTAGTTGATAGTTCAGTCTTCACGAGTACTGACAGCATGGGGGCTTTCGTGAAGTTTGTAGCAGGTAAGCAAAATTAATAATTGCAATTTTATTCTCGTTGGTATATTTAAGCATGTAGCATTCATAATTTCGTTCTGATAGAGTCATatcataaagaaatacaaataacagcacttcgatgaaggttagacatccagacaataagatatgccaactagcagttactcaaacaactagATATGGTAGCAGtaactcattgacaagcaactaactgccagacgtttcagatagcatcgactatctttcgtcagtgactatTTGGCAAATGACAGCGTATCTCGTAATATAATATTATTGCGTATATCGTAAATTGCAGTGAGGTGTCATATGTTTCCTCGGCCATTCATTTTAATAACATACATTATCATTGGATACCACACATGCAAAAACCATTGATCATctcatattttgtatgtataaaGCTTGTATTGGTTAAGTGTCTTAAATGTGGGAAAAATCAATGATATGCTCACTATGACATATCGTTATGTTGAAAATTTTATGAGTTCCTCTACGAggatatgtctgtgtgtgtatggttgtatgtatgtatgtatgtgtgtgtgtgtctgtgtgtgtttgtatgtgtgtgtgtgtgtgtgtgtgtgagagagacacgtgagagagagagagagagagagtctgtGAGCATTTATACGTGTGTATTCATGCGTGTGTCTAACATCAACACCCATAAATCCACCAAAAAGTTCCATGTCTTGATATGTATGGAAAAAGTCTTGAGATCATTTCTCAAAGTCTTAAGACTTTCTGAAATATTTTAAGATTGCTGTGAAAAATCTCAAGACTGTTtcaaaaaatctcaagattatCTCGAAAAATCCCACGATTGTCTCAAAAGATCTCAAGATCTCAAAATATAAGATGTGTGCCTTTAATAAGCTGTAACTAGTCaaaagcattagtccaaagtgctctgttAAATGATCATCTGCCTCTGCTCACTGTTTAATGTATCtctcttgtgtgtttgtgtgtgtatgttaatgtgtgtgtgtgcacctGCTTGTGCGTGTATGTTAATGTTACTACAATTCTCAATATACTCAATGCGGACTAGTCGTACATCCCCATTCCCGGTATATTAGTCTGAAACACAAAACAGTATtagttatacccctgtcacattatccacgatcttcgggcgtatcgatagaagatcggccatatttaagatcgacagagggttgcgcgtattttcac
The sequence above is drawn from the Branchiostoma floridae strain S238N-H82 chromosome 17, Bfl_VNyyK, whole genome shotgun sequence genome and encodes:
- the LOC118404031 gene encoding uncharacterized protein LOC118404031, which produces MAARQGVQKYFFYIKQKVAADWKDLAHLLGFDKPDIGNIEGRNRDDRSRCMDMLEEWKKRNGNAATIGVLMEALSEAGQQDVLHGLKNKYPELATQQETGGQPQRQTALQPQQNRRGQPVSSHHTTQPKQATRGQPPSGQPQYGATEQPMSSHDTTQPTQETWDQSYSDTSRQPQQETAGASSTGEATYASDCPVCPNGPKKLFIVHSGEDKDSLVDPLAHEIVGQGVPMEHVFYDKWSIGYTQGIKQSINSAIQDSCCKLAVVVLSEDMMKKYWPRKEIEDFLMRRIRFFPIFYGVEPEEVRKDYSPTLADKRGVVIPKTGCRVDDNLIAGTASSIRKILRDL